The sequence below is a genomic window from Cucumis melo cultivar AY chromosome 5, USDA_Cmelo_AY_1.0, whole genome shotgun sequence.
CCCCGAGTTGTAGGGTCCACTTGTCAAATCGTTCTTATCCTCAACGTCACCTCTTATCAGCCGTCCAACCCATTGTCTCAAAGATCAATCCAACGGTGTGTATTTCATCTCTACCCTTGGACGACTTGTTCGATGTTTAACCCCTCTAATTTCTCTTTAAATATCGCTCCCACTGCCCCTTCTAAGCTCCTCCATACTCACTCCCGCAACTTTCTACGCCGTGTCGGGACTTCAACCTCCGCccatttcttctcttctctctgaTTCGCAGTTCCTTATGGGCTTACTCGAACAGCTCTGGGACGATACCGTCGCCGGACCGCGGCCGGAAAGTGGCCTCGGCAAGCTTCGGAAACACTCAACGTCTTCTGGTCGACCTAGCTCCGGCAGCAAGGGTATGCTATGGCCTTTTTATTCCACTGCTTGCCATGGCGGACACTTAATCGAACTCGATAAACTTCGACTCAAAACCCTAATCATAACACAATCATGGAATATTGAGTATTCGATTTGATTTTTCTTGATTAAAAGTGTTTAAAGTGTTGGACGCCGATCCAATTGAGATTCTAATTTCTTGTTATAATTATAAATCGCTTAATGAGAAACATACTGTTGATTTTGCTTAAGAAATAGCCGGCAGCTCGGATTTATGTTGCAATTTGGCGGATCTACGCTTTTGAACTGAAAATATGCTCAATCGATACCTCAAACTTCATAGTTTCCTCGTTgacttttcttatttttcttgtattttttttttaatgaactctTTTTGGATCAGAGCTCGATGGTGGCAGCGCTAGATCATACGGAGAAGATTCTTCAGAATCGCCGGTGAGGATCACAAGAAGTATTATGATAGTAAGGCCTCCAGGATATCAGAACGGTTCGCCTCCTATTTCACCGGCCGGATCCAGTTCTCCGGCGTCTCCCTTTTCTGGTAAGAAACAGAGTCGTTCCTTTTACCTTTTCGCTTTATCTGAAGTGACCAATATGTCCTTCGTTTAGAATCCAAAAAAATACCCAAATGGTTATGATTTATCTTGCCAGTACAAGCTGGAATGAATTACGCGAGGGAGTGACTTTTGTTCTTTATTGATAGCGTCTTCATGATTTGACAAGCACGTGAATGCTTGTTCTAATTCAGCCGGAATTTCAGATTATGGTTCCATTGAAAAGCCCTTCTgttcgtttaaatttgatctcCATACTCCATAGAATAGCGAATGCAATGGTTTGTCATATCTATGGGGAATCCTTAGCATCTTTCAGTTCAATCGTTTTCAATTCATTGTCTGCTTCTTCTTGTGGACATAATCATAGATCTCTAATGTGGAAAATTGGATCATTTTGCACCACTATTCTTCTGCTCTTTGGAGTGGAAAGTGGGTTCCCTTGTTTGTTGGTTGGGAGGTCTTGTCAAGTAAAAAGATTTCGTGTGGATCTGCTTCTTTGTTACAAAAAGTTTGATGGGAGTAGGTGGAGAGTAGTGGTTGTAAACGTAGGGCTTACTTCATAAACATGCATGTTAGTCAAACTAAAAATCTGGATCTTGTTGAAACATTATTGCAGACGGATGATCATTATTACTCTTCTGACTGATAAGATTTTGCTCTTATGGGTTGAATTTTCTGTGATGATGTCATCAGGGAATTCATCAAATCTTGAAAACTTCCCTTTGTAACTTTGTTTGATGTTTCACAGCTTAGTGTCTAGTCTCCGATTCTTCCAAAAAAGTACCTACAAATTGTGCTTGTTTATAGGATAATCTCTTTGATTTGGTTGGATGATTTAAGAGATTGTCATATTGGGAAATTGTTTAGTCATTAACATTTGATGCAAACACAGATTGAGAAATTGAGTTCATGTGTAGCTTCTTTCAATTTGTGTTTGTTTATAAGTAATTTCTCTCTTTTGGAGGTAGAGAATCCTTCCGGTTTCGAAGAAGGTCGATCTCCGAGTTATACACAAAGACAACCGATGGTGGATCCGGGAGCCCTTCTTCTCCTCACAACATGTGAGATCTAAAGCttttcttgatctctcttataTTCTCCCTCAGTGAATATTTCTTCACTTTATGTAATTTTTGTGTACTGTAATATGCGGCTGCTGTAGTATCTAAGTATGGCGATATGAAATTCAGAAAGGTAGTTTGTTAGGAACAAAAAAAGTCTTGTAGGAAGGAGGAAGATGATCTTGGAAAATGTGTAGAGATGATGAGGGGTATTATAGTCAAATTAGTACTAATATGTAAATATTcatatttgaactttttagGTAGTCACTGTTGTTGGTTTTGTTAGTGGAATGAGAAAGGGtagttctttcttttttgtatgtgggcctcttct
It includes:
- the LOC103494595 gene encoding dormancy-associated protein homolog 3 isoform X1, yielding MGLLEQLWDDTVAGPRPESGLGKLRKHSTSSGRPSSGSKELDGGSARSYGEDSSESPVRITRSIMIVRPPGYQNGSPPISPAGSSSPASPFSENPSGFEEGRSPSYTQRQPMVDPGALLLLTTCEI
- the LOC103494595 gene encoding dormancy-associated protein homolog 3 isoform X2, whose protein sequence is MGLLEQLWDDTVAGPRPESGLGKLRKHSTSSGRPSSGSKELDGGSARSYGEDSSESPVRITRSIMIVRPPGYQNGSPPISPAGSSSPASPFSGRESFRFRRRSISELYTKTTDGGSGSPSSPHNM